Proteins encoded together in one Dermacentor variabilis isolate Ectoservices chromosome 2, ASM5094787v1, whole genome shotgun sequence window:
- the LOC142572884 gene encoding uncharacterized protein LOC142572884: MPKNQNTLACYLDKKTRTTQDVHFSAPSQLPKVTQTQANSGTRLYHCSAAEIAFTSGFATAVSQHVGDNAYEIIGPDHESPQGANNISVAEVSPVPLGSYHDRLHGSNRYRDCHVYCSCDSVRGKQQHVSISSSVRRNHTRPGRATCVLSLTFLVVDTTHLLNIQKLFTTTVNQCYCAASARLS; encoded by the exons atgccaaaaaatcaaaatacattggcatgttatttggacaagaaaacta ggacaacccaggacgtgcatttctcagcacccagtcaactgccaaaagtgactcaaacacaggctaaca gtggaactcggctgtaccactgcagtgctgcggaaattgccttcaccagcggctttgcaacagctgtttcgcagcatgtcg gagacaatgcctacgaaattattggccctgatcatgagagccctcaaggggcaaacaacatctctgttgcagaagtgagcccggtaccacttggaagttaccatgacagattacacggcagcaatagatacagagactgccacgtCTACTGCAGTTGcgacagtgtacgaggcaagcagcagcacgtcagcatcagcagcagtgtcagaaggaaccacaccaggcctggtagagcaacatgtgtgctatcactgacttttcttgtagtggatacaactcatttgctcaacatacaaaagcttttcaccacgactgtgaaccagtgttattgtgcagcaagtgcaagactaagttag